In one window of Paenarthrobacter nicotinovorans DNA:
- a CDS encoding alpha-ketoacid dehydrogenase subunit beta, translating into MSKLTFARAINAGLRKSLENDPKVVLMGEDIGSLGGVFRVTDGLQKDFGKHRVIDSPLAESGIIGTAVGLAYRGYRPVCEIQFDGFIYPAFDQIVSQVAKMHYRTQGRVKMPITIRVPFGGGIGSPEHHSESPEAYFTHTSGLRVVAVSNPQDAYTMIQQAIASDDPVLYFEPKRRYHDKGDVDESLDLATALPLDKAAVVNAGSDVTLIVYGPLVKTAKDAALAAADEGISVEVIDLRSLAPVDYPVVEASVRKTGRLVITHEAGQSGGVGAEIAASITERCFNYLESAPVRITGFDVPYPYSKLEMHHLPDLDRILDGVDRALGRPNSLSGLEG; encoded by the coding sequence ATGTCCAAGCTCACTTTTGCCCGGGCAATCAACGCCGGCCTCCGGAAATCGCTCGAAAATGATCCCAAAGTGGTCCTCATGGGTGAGGACATTGGCTCCCTTGGTGGCGTTTTCCGTGTCACCGACGGGCTGCAGAAAGACTTTGGAAAGCACCGCGTTATTGATTCTCCCCTGGCCGAGTCCGGGATCATCGGCACCGCAGTGGGGTTGGCCTACCGCGGTTACCGCCCGGTGTGCGAGATCCAGTTCGACGGTTTCATCTACCCTGCGTTCGACCAGATCGTCAGCCAGGTAGCCAAGATGCATTACCGCACCCAGGGCCGCGTCAAGATGCCCATCACTATCCGGGTGCCTTTTGGCGGCGGGATCGGATCGCCGGAACACCACTCCGAATCGCCGGAAGCCTACTTCACCCACACTTCGGGTTTGCGCGTCGTGGCCGTTTCCAATCCCCAGGACGCTTACACGATGATCCAGCAGGCCATCGCATCGGACGACCCCGTCCTCTACTTTGAGCCCAAGAGGCGCTACCACGACAAGGGTGATGTGGATGAGTCGCTCGACCTCGCCACGGCATTGCCCCTGGATAAGGCTGCTGTCGTTAACGCCGGCTCCGACGTCACCCTGATTGTGTACGGTCCGCTGGTCAAAACAGCGAAGGATGCCGCCTTGGCCGCCGCTGACGAAGGCATATCGGTTGAAGTGATCGATCTCCGGTCATTGGCCCCAGTGGATTACCCGGTAGTGGAAGCCTCCGTCCGCAAGACGGGACGACTCGTGATCACCCACGAAGCAGGACAATCCGGTGGCGTTGGCGCGGAGATCGCGGCGAGCATTACGGAACGCTGCTTCAATTACCTGGAGTCCGCGCCAGTCCGGATTACCGGCTTTGACGTGCCGTATCCCTACTCCAAGCTCGAAATGCACCACTTGCCGGATCTGGACAGGATCCTCGACGGCGTGGATCGCGCCCTCGGCCGCCCCAACTCCCTGAGTGGACTGGAAGGATGA
- a CDS encoding dihydrolipoamide acetyltransferase family protein — protein sequence MTATMIKEFRLPDLGEGLTESEILSWKVAVGDTVTLNQVIAEVETAKAVVELPSPFAGTVAALHEQPGTVVEVGKPIVSFEVDDAGSSNGAGSPTAGAGSAVGASAHGAPAASGVEAVGTPAKREPNLVGYGAVVEHSGRPTRRARVQAPAAEQATVQAEVPAIPEPVAEPQAEVSGERPRSTPPVRKLARDLGIDLELVPGTGPGGLITREDVQNFSGTADELAVAPVAAGQGERETRTPIKGVRKFTAAAMVQSAFTAPHVTEFLTVDVTATMELLARLKGNRTFEGFKLTPLTIAAKAVLVALRNNPSLNSRWDEANQEIVQFNYVNLGIAAATPRGLTVPNIKDADQLSLRELSTALTQLTDTARAGKTSPSDLSGGTISITNIGVFGIDAGTPILNPGEAAIVALGAVRKAPWVVNDELAVRQVMSLSLSFDHRLVDGEQGSRFLADLGAILSDPAMVMTMI from the coding sequence ATGACCGCCACCATGATCAAGGAATTCAGGCTCCCGGATTTGGGTGAGGGGCTGACGGAATCGGAAATCCTGAGTTGGAAGGTGGCAGTGGGCGACACTGTCACGTTGAACCAGGTCATCGCCGAGGTCGAAACCGCCAAAGCCGTGGTGGAGTTGCCGTCACCATTTGCAGGCACGGTGGCCGCGCTTCACGAGCAGCCCGGAACGGTCGTGGAGGTCGGGAAGCCGATCGTCTCTTTCGAAGTCGACGACGCCGGGTCCTCCAACGGGGCTGGCTCGCCGACCGCTGGTGCCGGGTCCGCCGTCGGGGCCTCTGCGCATGGTGCGCCTGCCGCCAGCGGTGTTGAAGCGGTGGGGACCCCCGCGAAACGTGAGCCGAACCTGGTGGGTTACGGTGCCGTCGTCGAACACTCCGGACGTCCAACGCGACGTGCCCGCGTTCAGGCGCCCGCAGCAGAGCAGGCTACGGTGCAGGCGGAAGTTCCGGCGATCCCGGAACCGGTCGCCGAGCCGCAGGCGGAGGTCTCGGGGGAGCGTCCGAGGTCCACGCCTCCGGTGCGCAAGTTGGCCCGCGACCTCGGGATCGACCTGGAACTGGTGCCAGGAACCGGCCCGGGCGGACTTATTACCCGCGAGGATGTCCAGAACTTCTCCGGCACAGCGGATGAGCTTGCCGTGGCGCCGGTTGCTGCAGGGCAGGGCGAGCGGGAAACCCGCACGCCCATCAAGGGAGTCCGGAAGTTCACCGCCGCTGCCATGGTGCAGAGCGCCTTTACGGCACCGCATGTCACGGAATTCCTGACAGTGGATGTCACCGCGACCATGGAATTGCTGGCCAGGCTCAAGGGCAACAGGACCTTCGAAGGCTTCAAACTGACGCCGCTGACCATCGCGGCCAAGGCGGTCCTGGTGGCCCTGCGGAACAATCCCTCGCTGAACTCCCGCTGGGATGAGGCAAACCAGGAGATTGTCCAGTTCAACTATGTGAACCTGGGTATCGCGGCCGCGACGCCGCGGGGCCTGACCGTCCCGAACATCAAGGACGCTGACCAACTGTCGCTGCGCGAGCTCTCCACTGCGTTGACCCAGCTCACCGACACGGCGCGGGCAGGCAAGACGTCTCCGTCCGATCTCTCCGGTGGCACGATCTCGATCACGAACATCGGCGTGTTCGGGATCGACGCGGGCACGCCGATCCTCAATCCGGGCGAGGCCGCGATAGTGGCCCTTGGTGCTGTCAGGAAGGCGCCATGGGTGGTGAACGATGAACTGGCAGTGCGCCAGGTCATGTCCCTTAGCCTGTCCTTCGACCACCGGCTGGTGGACGGGGAACAAGGCTCGCGGTTCCTGGCGGACCTGGGCGCCATCCTGTCCGACCCCGCCATGGTCATGACCATGATCTGA
- a CDS encoding NAD-dependent epimerase/dehydratase family protein, translating into MRIAVTGGSGKLGRSVVRRLTQDGHQVLNMDRAGTRGRGYVSVDLRNYGQVLDVILSLDDQHDGLDAIVHLAAIPAPGLAPDAAIFENNMVSTYNVFQAARRAGIKKVVYASSETVLGLPFDIDPPYIPVDEEYPARPESTYSLVKHLEEQMAIHLTRWDPDLSITALRFSNVMDPEDYDAFPSFDADATLRKWNLWGYIDARDGALAVVRALEHGEPGFETFIIAAADTVMSRSSAELAAEVFPGVEVLKELGEHETMLSIDKARKLLGFEPEHSWRNVHSNRTTPTED; encoded by the coding sequence ATGAGGATTGCCGTCACCGGCGGAAGCGGGAAACTGGGCAGGAGCGTGGTGCGTCGCCTCACGCAGGATGGCCACCAGGTTCTCAATATGGACCGGGCCGGCACTCGCGGACGAGGCTATGTCAGCGTGGACCTTCGGAACTACGGACAGGTCCTGGACGTCATCCTGAGCCTGGATGACCAACATGACGGCCTCGATGCAATAGTTCACCTGGCCGCCATCCCAGCGCCGGGCCTCGCCCCCGACGCCGCGATCTTCGAAAACAACATGGTCTCCACCTACAACGTTTTCCAGGCAGCACGGCGTGCCGGCATCAAAAAAGTGGTCTATGCCTCCAGCGAGACCGTCCTTGGCCTCCCCTTCGACATCGACCCTCCCTACATTCCGGTCGATGAGGAGTACCCCGCCCGCCCGGAAAGCACGTACTCACTGGTGAAGCACCTCGAGGAGCAGATGGCCATCCATCTGACGCGGTGGGATCCCGACCTGAGCATCACGGCGCTTCGTTTCTCCAATGTCATGGACCCCGAGGACTACGATGCCTTCCCGTCCTTCGACGCCGACGCCACACTGCGCAAATGGAACCTTTGGGGCTACATCGATGCCCGGGACGGGGCCCTGGCCGTCGTGCGTGCGCTGGAACACGGGGAACCGGGATTCGAGACGTTCATCATCGCCGCGGCCGATACCGTGATGAGCCGCAGCAGCGCTGAGTTGGCAGCGGAAGTCTTCCCCGGCGTCGAGGTTCTCAAGGAGCTGGGCGAGCACGAAACCATGCTGTCCATCGACAAGGCGCGCAAACTGTTGGGCTTCGAACCTGAGCACAGCTGGCGCAACGTCCACTCCAACCGCACCACTCCCACCGAGGACTAA
- a CDS encoding HNH endonuclease: protein MEALGQLTAARVASSPAVAALTASCSRQSPGNLQWIKGSTAVATAIGHFHGVGLLSREGTTSRGFDGGKPAAPAGPDLAALLEDGQALLDTARLSFAEQAPLFDLAQAADLAGRIEDISRSIEYLQVVAAQAVERTRTEAQRAVPAQQPGQSPASGAQEWRTGWTEPAGGSEGGGGGSGGGTGEAAPGSTVKADGAGADGADGAGGGGGSVLDDGYRNAAEFLRARLRIGIGEARRRLALATEVLPGAGITGQEIPARRQRLADALHTGQVPSRSATIISTALDKAQHFTDPDTLTGMEHALTTTATQSDPDFVTKMANRWIDHIDHNGPEPTEEALHHVQGAFLRRQRRHGLHHLEIFATTEQYETLTTAMNAATNPRLTNTTNTQTGTTGPQLDRRSRAQKLLDGLIGACAVAMTTGKLPSNGGLRPQLTVTIDHHDLFQHLTHTTTSATKETNTPKQPRPRNTVSTGTATFTGPIHPNTIRKIACDADILPVLLGTDSQILDIGRTTRIFPPHIRKAITARDGGCAFPDCTLPAPWCEAHHITYWSQGGTTGTNNATLLCSHHHHLIHKEHWRITIQNGVPWFIPPPHIEPHQTPRRNHHHTPPKT, encoded by the coding sequence ATGGAAGCTTTGGGGCAACTGACAGCAGCGCGGGTGGCGTCGTCACCTGCTGTCGCTGCCCTGACCGCGAGCTGCTCACGGCAATCCCCAGGCAATCTCCAGTGGATCAAGGGTTCGACGGCGGTAGCCACCGCTATCGGCCACTTCCACGGCGTTGGACTACTCAGCCGCGAGGGCACCACCTCCAGGGGTTTCGACGGCGGGAAACCTGCTGCGCCTGCGGGGCCGGATCTCGCGGCACTTCTTGAGGACGGACAGGCTCTTCTGGACACCGCACGGTTGTCGTTTGCCGAGCAGGCACCCTTGTTCGATCTAGCACAGGCTGCTGACCTTGCCGGCAGGATCGAGGACATCTCGCGGTCGATCGAGTACCTCCAGGTCGTCGCGGCGCAGGCTGTAGAGCGGACCCGGACCGAGGCGCAGCGTGCGGTGCCGGCACAGCAGCCCGGACAGTCCCCGGCGTCCGGCGCCCAAGAATGGCGGACGGGGTGGACCGAGCCCGCCGGTGGCTCAGAGGGCGGTGGCGGTGGATCCGGTGGTGGTACGGGTGAAGCGGCCCCCGGAAGCACCGTCAAAGCGGATGGTGCTGGTGCTGATGGTGCTGATGGTGCTGGTGGTGGTGGTGGCAGTGTTTTGGATGATGGGTACCGGAACGCGGCAGAGTTCCTCCGGGCCCGGTTGCGGATCGGGATCGGCGAAGCACGGCGCAGGCTCGCCCTCGCCACCGAGGTCCTGCCCGGAGCCGGAATAACCGGCCAGGAAATCCCGGCCCGTCGTCAAAGACTCGCCGACGCCCTCCACACCGGACAGGTCCCATCCCGGTCCGCGACGATCATCAGCACCGCCCTGGACAAAGCCCAACACTTCACCGACCCGGACACCCTCACCGGCATGGAACACGCCCTCACCACCACCGCCACACAGTCCGACCCCGACTTCGTCACCAAAATGGCCAACCGCTGGATCGACCACATCGACCACAACGGCCCCGAACCCACCGAAGAAGCCCTCCACCACGTCCAAGGCGCGTTCCTACGACGCCAACGCCGCCACGGACTCCACCACCTGGAAATCTTCGCCACCACCGAACAATACGAAACCCTCACCACCGCCATGAACGCCGCCACCAACCCACGACTCACCAACACCACAAACACCCAAACCGGCACCACCGGCCCTCAGCTGGACCGGCGCTCCCGCGCCCAGAAACTCCTCGACGGCCTCATCGGAGCCTGCGCCGTGGCCATGACCACCGGGAAACTGCCCAGCAACGGCGGACTCCGACCCCAACTCACCGTCACCATCGACCACCACGACCTCTTCCAACACCTCACCCACACCACCACGAGCGCCACAAAAGAAACCAACACCCCGAAGCAGCCGCGCCCCCGGAACACTGTCAGTACCGGCACCGCGACCTTCACCGGCCCGATCCACCCCAACACCATCCGCAAAATAGCCTGCGACGCCGACATCCTCCCCGTCCTGCTCGGCACCGACTCCCAAATACTCGACATCGGCCGCACCACCCGGATCTTCCCACCCCACATCCGCAAAGCCATCACCGCCCGCGACGGCGGCTGCGCGTTCCCCGACTGCACCCTCCCCGCACCCTGGTGCGAAGCCCACCACATCACCTACTGGTCACAAGGCGGCACCACAGGAACAAACAACGCCACCCTGCTCTGCTCCCACCACCACCACCTCATCCACAAAGAACACTGGCGCATCACCATCCAAAACGGCGTCCCCTGGTTCATCCCCCCACCCCACATCGAACCCCACCAAACACCCCGACGCAACCACCACCACACACCACCCAAAACATGA
- a CDS encoding SACE_7040 family transcriptional regulator — protein sequence MTASPEAHAEGSRAATTQRSQAKELRRLALLSAAAGLFADNGFSRVSLEDLGAAAGVSGPAVYRHFPGKQAVLGELLLSVSRDLLEGGRRVVAEAGSPGDALKALVKFQVDFALSNPDVIRVQDRDFASLTEADQAEVRSLQRSYVETWVDVLARIHADADIAGLRVRAHAAFGLINSTPHSVRHHGRRIAVKSARPILEQMALAALTSA from the coding sequence ATGACAGCAAGCCCGGAAGCACACGCCGAAGGCTCCCGTGCCGCCACAACCCAGCGGAGCCAAGCCAAAGAGCTCCGCCGGCTGGCACTGCTGTCAGCCGCAGCCGGACTCTTCGCGGACAACGGATTCAGCCGCGTATCCCTGGAAGACCTGGGAGCCGCGGCCGGTGTAAGCGGACCGGCGGTGTACCGGCACTTTCCGGGAAAACAGGCGGTTCTGGGTGAACTGCTCCTCAGTGTCAGCCGCGACCTCCTGGAGGGCGGCCGTCGCGTTGTTGCGGAAGCCGGCAGCCCAGGGGACGCCCTGAAAGCCCTGGTGAAATTCCAGGTGGACTTCGCCCTGAGCAATCCGGATGTCATCCGGGTACAGGACCGTGATTTCGCCAGCCTCACTGAGGCAGACCAGGCCGAGGTCCGATCCCTGCAACGCAGTTATGTAGAGACCTGGGTGGATGTTCTGGCCCGGATTCATGCCGACGCGGACATCGCAGGCCTGCGCGTCCGGGCACACGCAGCCTTCGGGTTGATCAACTCCACCCCGCATTCGGTCCGGCATCACGGCCGCAGGATCGCAGTGAAATCAGCCAGGCCCATACTGGAGCAGATGGCCTTGGCGGCGCTGACATCTGCCTGA